A window from Gottschalkiaceae bacterium SANA encodes these proteins:
- a CDS encoding ABC transporter substrate-binding protein — MKKLGSVLLIGLMVMLVGCSQAASETAPAAETIEGETAVQESENSEQAEEIVVPNLIVEDELGRQVEFEVLPERVLSLYASFTDLWLEAGGSLVGTVDSSTLPEAAGDIPKLGKGTPNVEDILTYEPDLVLLSAGRSAHQELADVFDQNGIQYLFIDYNNFEECLSTYEKFCQLTDRADLFESQGLKMQEEIETIVSEQEKNEFTYLLLFATSKSVTTKDDNIASEIINECGGINIAEDGAVANEESKQFSLEKILEMDPDYIFVQTMGSVEKAQARLESDILSNPAWNGLSAVQGDRYLYLPKELFLYKPNMKYPDAYQYFVDLIHE; from the coding sequence ATGAAAAAATTAGGAAGTGTATTGCTTATAGGACTGATGGTAATGCTAGTCGGGTGCAGTCAAGCTGCAAGTGAAACGGCGCCTGCGGCGGAAACGATAGAAGGTGAAACGGCAGTTCAGGAAAGTGAAAATAGTGAGCAAGCAGAAGAAATCGTGGTGCCGAATTTGATTGTAGAAGATGAACTTGGCCGTCAGGTAGAATTTGAAGTCCTACCGGAAAGAGTACTTTCTCTTTATGCTTCATTTACTGATTTATGGCTAGAAGCGGGCGGTAGCCTAGTTGGAACCGTCGACAGTTCAACCTTGCCTGAAGCAGCAGGTGATATTCCAAAACTCGGAAAAGGAACGCCGAATGTAGAAGATATTTTAACATATGAACCAGATTTAGTTCTTCTTAGTGCCGGCCGATCAGCCCATCAAGAATTGGCTGATGTATTTGACCAAAATGGAATTCAGTATCTGTTTATCGACTACAATAATTTTGAAGAATGTTTGTCGACTTATGAAAAATTTTGTCAGTTGACAGATCGTGCAGATTTGTTTGAAAGCCAAGGACTGAAGATGCAGGAGGAAATTGAGACGATCGTGTCGGAGCAAGAAAAAAATGAATTTACTTATTTGCTCTTATTCGCGACATCAAAATCGGTTACAACAAAAGATGACAATATTGCCTCAGAAATTATCAATGAATGTGGTGGTATCAACATAGCAGAAGATGGTGCTGTAGCCAATGAAGAAAGCAAGCAATTTAGCTTGGAGAAAATTCTTGAAATGGATCCCGACTATATCTTTGTTCAAACGATGGGGAGTGTAGAGAAAGCGCAGGCACGTTTAGAGTCGGATATCTTATCCAATCCAGCATGGAATGGTCTGTCCGCCGTGCAAGGTGATCGATATTTGTATCTCCCTAAAGAGTTGTTCTTGTACAAGCCAAATATGAAGTACCCAGATGCTTATCAATACTTTGTCGATTTGATCCATGAATAG
- the cbiG gene encoding cobalt-precorrin 5A hydrolase, with translation MLAVISLTKGGAKQAKRVKKLIPEADCYAKFDLNDTSLLPFEKRFSALVEMCFNNYSEIVFIMATGIVVRTIAPLLKHKSKDPAILVLDEKGQFIIPLVSGHLGGANQKAIELAKALQATPVITTASDVCGLKAVDEFAKEQSLFLFDFDGAKQVTADLVNGKAVGVFSHQSLDLVLPSEYEKFEGKIGWVELEKKLQLGAIASFIIIGDEKFESSYRHVQLYPRKFCIGIGCRRGMKMEKLEEEALKMLNQAGIAKEGVGIFATAWVKADEQGILALANFWKAEMRTFQKEEILEIADRFIGSDFVQTTIGVPCVSEPCGYLSAKGGRCMVPIQKNNGITLSLWQKKEGES, from the coding sequence ATGTTGGCGGTGATCAGTTTAACGAAAGGTGGCGCAAAACAGGCGAAGCGGGTGAAGAAATTGATACCAGAAGCGGATTGTTATGCGAAGTTTGATCTGAATGACACAAGTCTTTTGCCATTTGAAAAGCGATTTTCAGCGTTAGTGGAGATGTGCTTTAACAACTACAGCGAAATCGTATTTATTATGGCGACCGGGATTGTGGTGAGAACCATTGCTCCCTTGTTAAAACATAAGAGTAAGGACCCTGCGATTCTGGTCCTAGACGAAAAGGGGCAATTTATTATTCCCTTGGTTTCTGGTCATCTGGGTGGGGCCAACCAAAAGGCAATTGAATTGGCAAAAGCCTTACAAGCGACCCCGGTGATAACAACGGCATCGGATGTTTGCGGTTTAAAGGCTGTGGACGAATTTGCAAAAGAACAAAGCTTATTTTTATTTGATTTTGATGGTGCAAAACAAGTGACTGCAGATTTGGTCAATGGAAAAGCAGTTGGGGTCTTTTCACACCAATCGCTTGATCTTGTTCTTCCTTCAGAGTATGAAAAATTTGAAGGGAAAATAGGATGGGTGGAATTGGAAAAAAAACTTCAGCTCGGAGCTATTGCCAGCTTTATTATTATTGGAGATGAAAAATTTGAGTCCAGTTATCGGCATGTGCAATTATATCCTCGAAAGTTTTGCATTGGAATTGGATGCCGTCGTGGTATGAAAATGGAAAAACTGGAAGAGGAAGCACTTAAGATGCTCAATCAAGCAGGTATCGCAAAAGAGGGTGTTGGCATTTTTGCTACTGCATGGGTGAAGGCGGACGAACAAGGTATTCTTGCCTTGGCAAATTTCTGGAAAGCAGAGATGAGAACCTTTCAGAAAGAAGAAATTCTAGAAATTGCGGATCGCTTTATCGGATCTGATTTTGTGCAAACAACCATAGGGGTTCCATGCGTGAGTGAACCTTGTGGTTATCTTTCTGCAAAGGGTGGCAGATGTATGGTGCCGATTCAAAAAAATAATGGAATAACATTATCGCTATGGCAGAAGAAAGAGGGGGAATCGTAA
- the cobJ gene encoding precorrin-3B C(17)-methyltransferase, whose amino-acid sequence MIYVIGTGPGNIEDMTERAKEGIKKAKVILGYKTYIRLIEPLLEGKEVIQNGMRGEVERCREAVNQAKTGADVALVSGGDPGVYAMAGLLLEIVAQEAPEVRVEIIPGVTSANAAAAALGAPLMHDHAYISLSDCLTDWSLIEKRLRLAAEGDFVICLFNPKSHARNEHLTRACKILMEIKSKETPVGIVTHAARAEQVVELTSLMELPKREVSMSSMVIIGNRHTFRFNDFLITPRGYPI is encoded by the coding sequence ATGATTTATGTGATTGGAACTGGACCGGGAAATATTGAGGATATGACTGAACGAGCCAAAGAAGGAATAAAAAAAGCAAAGGTGATCTTGGGATACAAAACCTATATTCGCTTGATTGAGCCACTTTTAGAGGGGAAAGAAGTGATTCAAAATGGAATGCGAGGCGAGGTGGAACGCTGTCGAGAAGCGGTCAACCAGGCAAAAACAGGAGCGGATGTTGCCCTAGTCAGCGGGGGAGATCCAGGCGTTTACGCCATGGCGGGTTTACTTTTGGAGATTGTAGCTCAAGAGGCACCAGAAGTTCGTGTGGAAATTATTCCTGGCGTAACCTCTGCCAATGCGGCTGCGGCAGCCCTGGGTGCACCCTTAATGCATGATCATGCTTATATTAGTTTAAGCGATTGCTTGACGGATTGGTCCTTAATCGAAAAGAGACTGCGCTTGGCAGCAGAAGGTGACTTTGTTATTTGTCTTTTTAATCCAAAAAGCCATGCTCGTAACGAGCATCTAACGCGTGCCTGTAAGATCTTGATGGAGATCAAATCAAAAGAAACACCTGTTGGTATTGTGACCCATGCGGCAAGGGCAGAACAAGTTGTTGAATTAACAAGCCTAATGGAATTGCCTAAGCGGGAGGTTTCTATGAGTAGTATGGTTATTATCGGGAATCGTCACACCTTCCGATTTAATGACTTTCTAATCACGCCAAGGGGGTATCCAATTTGA
- a CDS encoding undecaprenyl-diphosphate phosphatase, giving the protein MDTWILLIQSVILGIVEGITEFLPVSSTGHLIIAQNIIGFTSVRGAYLEMYTYVIQLGAILAVVVLYWQKIKDTLIHFFPKKVGYENSGFRFWLMIVIACIPGGFFGILLDDLAEKYLFSPYTVAASLFVGAIFMIVAENRFRGKNGGIEELVITPKQAIIIGLFQCLAIIPGMSRSASTIIGGWIAGLSTVAAAEFSFFLAIPVMVGMSFLKIVKMGGFGLMTGLEWGALIVGFLVSFLVAIVVIGRFINYLKHKPMKIFAKYRMIFAGFVVIAGLMGMF; this is encoded by the coding sequence ATGGACACATGGATTTTATTGATTCAATCGGTGATTTTGGGAATCGTTGAAGGAATTACAGAGTTTCTTCCCGTATCTTCAACGGGTCACTTGATTATTGCGCAAAATATAATTGGTTTTACCTCAGTACGTGGTGCCTATTTGGAAATGTATACCTATGTCATTCAATTGGGTGCTATTCTCGCGGTCGTCGTTTTGTACTGGCAGAAGATTAAAGACACCTTGATTCATTTTTTTCCAAAAAAAGTTGGGTATGAAAATTCAGGATTTCGATTCTGGTTGATGATTGTCATCGCTTGTATTCCTGGTGGTTTTTTTGGGATTCTTCTGGACGATCTAGCTGAGAAATATTTATTTTCACCCTATACAGTTGCAGCATCTTTGTTTGTAGGTGCAATATTCATGATCGTTGCGGAGAATCGATTTCGAGGGAAGAATGGTGGTATTGAGGAACTGGTGATTACTCCCAAACAAGCCATTATTATTGGACTGTTTCAATGCTTGGCGATTATTCCAGGGATGTCACGTTCGGCATCCACGATTATAGGTGGTTGGATTGCAGGGCTTTCAACGGTTGCGGCAGCGGAGTTCTCTTTCTTCTTGGCGATTCCTGTCATGGTGGGTATGTCATTTTTGAAGATTGTCAAGATGGGTGGATTCGGACTAATGACTGGATTGGAATGGGGAGCGCTGATTGTTGGTTTTCTTGTTTCTTTTCTCGTTGCTATCGTTGTCATTGGCCGATTTATTAACTACTTAAAGCATAAACCTATGAAAATTTTTGCCAAATATCGCATGATTTTTGCAGGATTTGTTGTCATCGCAGGTCTAATGGGTATGTTTTAG
- a CDS encoding iron ABC transporter permease — protein MSAREVISAIFSEENRVHHNIIFNVRLPRNLIAALVGINLALSGVTLQGVMNNPLADPGIIGISSGAGFAAFIVMILFPDYAYLVPIGAFAGALLTTFLIYSLAWKNGVSPIRLILAGMAVSALLGAAINFLMTFYPDRIAGTMSFMVGGLSGRTWPDFRMIWPYSLIAGTGCLLMSYRMNALLLGDEVATGLGISVERTRRIFIVLSAFLAASAVSVAGLLGFVGLIVPHIARLLIGSDYRYLYPATIGLGAGIMVLCDCIARLLFDPVELPVGIIMALLGAPFFLYLIRERKGSL, from the coding sequence TTGTCGGCAAGGGAAGTGATTTCCGCCATTTTTTCTGAAGAAAATCGTGTTCATCACAATATTATCTTTAATGTACGGTTACCTAGAAATTTGATTGCTGCTTTGGTTGGTATTAATCTAGCCCTATCTGGTGTGACTTTACAAGGCGTTATGAACAATCCCTTGGCAGATCCAGGAATTATTGGGATTTCTTCCGGAGCAGGATTTGCTGCCTTTATTGTGATGATTCTATTTCCGGATTACGCCTATTTGGTACCTATAGGAGCATTTGCCGGAGCCTTGCTAACGACCTTTCTTATCTATTCTCTAGCCTGGAAAAATGGGGTGAGTCCAATCAGATTGATCTTAGCAGGGATGGCAGTGTCAGCTTTGTTAGGAGCTGCAATTAACTTTTTAATGACTTTTTATCCAGACCGTATTGCTGGAACCATGTCATTTATGGTGGGGGGACTATCGGGTCGAACTTGGCCGGATTTTCGGATGATTTGGCCATATAGTTTGATCGCGGGAACGGGTTGTTTATTGATGTCCTATCGTATGAATGCCCTTTTATTGGGGGATGAAGTAGCAACGGGACTCGGAATTTCGGTAGAACGGACTCGGCGTATTTTTATTGTGCTGTCAGCCTTTTTAGCGGCTAGTGCAGTGAGTGTTGCTGGATTGTTGGGCTTTGTCGGCTTGATTGTCCCTCATATCGCTCGCTTATTAATCGGTTCTGATTATCGTTATTTATATCCGGCAACCATAGGATTGGGTGCAGGGATCATGGTACTCTGTGATTGTATTGCACGTCTGCTCTTTGATCCGGTTGAACTTCCGGTAGGCATTATTATGGCCCTTTTGGGTGCCCCGTTTTTTCTGTACTTGATAAGAGAAAGGAAAGGATCCTTATGA
- the cobI gene encoding precorrin-2 C(20)-methyltransferase, giving the protein MANLYGVGVGPGDPDLVTYKAIQIMQKADLIICPEKEKGAGSTALEIVKKHIENRMDHVQMMVFPMAGKKETWEPSWKNNAEQIVKVWKDGKEIAFLTLGDPSIYSTWSYLQDYLPKELIPEWIPGIPSFCAVSARLHKDLVLGDQSLAIVPSADEESIRKALEWTDTLVVMKPKRAIVSIRQILHDEELKGSWEMVGNCGKETEQIWKGSVEEMPEEIPYFTTMIVKTGGKNE; this is encoded by the coding sequence ATGGCTAATTTGTATGGTGTGGGTGTGGGACCTGGCGATCCAGACTTGGTAACGTATAAGGCGATTCAGATCATGCAAAAGGCAGATCTGATCATTTGTCCTGAGAAAGAAAAAGGAGCTGGCAGTACCGCATTGGAGATCGTAAAAAAGCATATTGAGAATCGCATGGATCATGTTCAAATGATGGTATTTCCAATGGCGGGGAAAAAGGAAACTTGGGAACCCTCTTGGAAAAACAATGCGGAACAAATTGTTAAGGTATGGAAAGACGGAAAAGAAATTGCATTCTTAACTCTGGGTGATCCATCCATATACAGTACTTGGTCGTATTTGCAAGACTATCTACCAAAGGAATTAATACCTGAATGGATTCCGGGAATCCCTTCCTTCTGTGCCGTGTCTGCACGCTTGCACAAGGACTTGGTATTGGGGGACCAAAGCTTGGCAATTGTTCCCTCAGCAGATGAAGAGTCGATAAGAAAGGCTCTTGAGTGGACCGATACGCTTGTCGTTATGAAACCAAAACGGGCGATTGTATCGATTCGTCAAATTTTGCATGATGAAGAGCTAAAGGGATCCTGGGAAATGGTTGGAAATTGTGGGAAGGAAACGGAACAAATATGGAAAGGTTCTGTTGAGGAAATGCCGGAAGAAATTCCTTATTTCACAACAATGATAGTAAAAACGGGAGGCAAAAATGAATGA
- the cobM gene encoding precorrin-4 C(11)-methyltransferase produces the protein MNEIVFVGAGPGDPELITVKGQRHVNEADLIVYAGSLVPVAVIDSRKSSCVIENSAKMTLDEVIESMSSAWKIGKKVVRVHTGDPSIYGAIREQMDALDALSIPYRVIPGVSSFVASAAALKKEYTLPGVSQTVICTRLEGRTPVPEKEALSKLASHQASMAIFLSVHMIQDVVEQLLVHYPMNTPVAVVQRASWPDEIKVVGTLETIGKLVQKANITKTAQILVGGFLEGPYELSKLYDAKFSHEYREAK, from the coding sequence ATGAATGAGATTGTATTTGTAGGTGCGGGTCCTGGAGATCCGGAATTGATCACGGTTAAGGGACAAAGGCATGTTAATGAGGCGGACTTGATTGTTTATGCAGGTTCTTTGGTGCCTGTTGCAGTAATCGATTCTAGAAAATCAAGTTGTGTAATTGAAAATAGTGCAAAAATGACCTTGGATGAAGTGATCGAATCCATGAGCAGTGCTTGGAAAATAGGGAAAAAGGTTGTTCGTGTTCATACGGGTGATCCTAGTATCTACGGTGCAATTCGAGAGCAGATGGATGCCTTAGATGCCTTGTCGATTCCCTATAGAGTAATTCCTGGTGTGTCATCCTTTGTGGCCTCGGCCGCAGCCCTAAAAAAGGAATATACCTTGCCTGGGGTTTCTCAGACGGTAATCTGTACACGTTTAGAGGGAAGAACACCAGTGCCTGAAAAAGAAGCACTTTCAAAGTTAGCCTCGCATCAAGCGTCCATGGCAATTTTTCTATCGGTACATATGATTCAAGATGTTGTGGAACAATTGCTGGTTCATTATCCTATGAACACGCCTGTTGCAGTTGTTCAGCGTGCAAGCTGGCCGGATGAAATTAAGGTGGTTGGAACCCTCGAAACTATAGGGAAACTGGTTCAAAAGGCAAATATCACAAAGACCGCACAGATTCTTGTGGGGGGATTCCTAGAGGGGCCTTACGAACTTTCTAAATTATATGATGCAAAATTTTCTCACGAATACCGTGAGGCAAAATAA
- a CDS encoding Fe(3+) ABC transporter substrate-binding protein: MKKIGITIIVILLIVALAGCQAQDKEASAVVNIYTDRHYDTDQALYDQFTEETGIQVNVVKAGSDELIERLASEGEATEVDLMITSDAGRLVRAQNKNLLQPITSNKVKENVPEQLREKDSNWTALTMRARVIVYARDRISPDDLSTYEALTEPKWKGKLLVRSASNIYNQSLLASLIALNGERQAQEWAEGLVENMARTPEGNDRDQMKALVAGEGDLAIVNTYYVGKMLNSSDPYEVEVAEQIGIFFPNQKTTGTHINISGAGVTRFAKHADAANQLLEFLTGEGAQADYANANYEYPVNPKVAASDLLDSWGEFSRQELSLSVLGENNSTAVKIFNTANWQ; this comes from the coding sequence ATGAAAAAAATAGGAATTACGATTATTGTTATCTTACTTATAGTTGCTTTGGCTGGATGTCAAGCACAGGATAAGGAAGCTTCAGCTGTGGTGAATATTTATACCGATCGTCATTATGATACAGATCAAGCGCTTTACGATCAATTCACTGAGGAAACGGGAATCCAAGTGAATGTAGTTAAGGCAGGTTCTGATGAACTAATTGAAAGACTGGCATCCGAAGGAGAAGCCACAGAAGTGGATTTGATGATTACTTCGGATGCGGGACGTCTCGTTCGGGCGCAGAATAAAAATTTATTGCAACCTATCACTTCCAATAAAGTAAAAGAGAATGTTCCGGAGCAATTGAGAGAGAAGGATTCAAACTGGACAGCCTTAACCATGCGAGCCAGAGTTATTGTCTATGCAAGAGATCGAATTTCGCCGGATGACTTGTCAACGTACGAAGCTCTCACAGAGCCAAAGTGGAAGGGTAAGCTTTTGGTTCGAAGTGCAAGCAACATTTACAATCAATCGCTTTTAGCCTCATTAATTGCGTTAAATGGGGAAAGACAAGCGCAAGAATGGGCAGAAGGGCTTGTAGAAAATATGGCAAGAACGCCTGAAGGAAATGATCGTGATCAGATGAAAGCGCTTGTTGCTGGAGAAGGCGATCTTGCGATTGTGAACACCTATTATGTAGGGAAAATGCTGAATTCTTCGGACCCATACGAAGTAGAGGTTGCAGAGCAGATTGGAATTTTCTTCCCAAATCAAAAGACAACAGGAACCCATATTAACATAAGTGGTGCTGGGGTGACACGATTTGCGAAGCATGCAGATGCTGCGAATCAATTGCTGGAATTCCTAACGGGTGAAGGTGCGCAGGCGGATTATGCCAATGCAAACTACGAATATCCAGTAAATCCAAAGGTTGCGGCGTCAGACTTGTTAGATTCGTGGGGAGAATTTTCAAGACAAGAGTTGTCGTTGTCTGTCTTAGGCGAAAACAATAGTACTGCTGTGAAGATCTTTAACACGGCAAACTGGCAATAA
- a CDS encoding cobalt-precorrin-6A reductase — MIAVFAGTQEGREVLERLKALNLPIFGSTATSYGCELIKNYKNLELNASPMNQSEMESWLKEKKIRVVIDATHPYAHEVTANIAKVCQGMQLPLARLKRSWLPTDSVKRFASYEECISYLRTGTGKILLTTGSNNLEKFTESLPKERLIARVLPRANVLEKCERIGLKANQILAIQGPFSYEMNQTMMKDFKISQMVTKESGTIGGFQEKVEAAQKMNVEVLSIMKKSEETSFSTESQDELLNWVQDQIQGMEN, encoded by the coding sequence TTGATTGCAGTATTTGCGGGAACTCAAGAAGGGCGGGAGGTTCTTGAACGCTTAAAAGCGTTGAATCTACCAATTTTTGGTTCGACAGCGACAAGCTACGGGTGTGAATTGATCAAGAATTACAAAAATTTAGAACTGAATGCGTCTCCCATGAATCAAAGCGAGATGGAATCGTGGTTGAAGGAAAAGAAAATTCGAGTCGTTATTGATGCGACACATCCTTATGCTCATGAGGTGACAGCCAATATTGCAAAGGTTTGTCAGGGCATGCAATTGCCCCTTGCACGACTCAAGCGTTCTTGGCTTCCTACGGATTCGGTCAAACGGTTTGCAAGTTATGAAGAGTGCATATCATATTTGCGAACAGGAACGGGAAAAATCCTTTTAACTACCGGAAGCAATAACCTTGAAAAATTCACTGAATCTTTGCCAAAGGAAAGACTCATTGCACGTGTTCTGCCGCGGGCAAATGTATTGGAAAAGTGTGAAAGAATCGGATTAAAAGCCAATCAAATCCTTGCGATTCAAGGTCCCTTTTCCTATGAAATGAATCAAACGATGATGAAAGATTTTAAAATTAGCCAAATGGTAACCAAAGAAAGTGGAACCATTGGCGGTTTTCAAGAAAAGGTTGAGGCTGCACAAAAAATGAATGTTGAGGTTTTGAGCATTATGAAAAAATCGGAGGAAACAAGTTTTTCAACGGAATCACAAGATGAATTACTAAATTGGGTGCAAGATCAAATACAAGGAATGGAGAATTGA
- a CDS encoding iron ABC transporter permease: MLAGLFQPVSENWEHIRTIVLERYVKNTLVLLGAVGLVTASVGTFLSWSLTQYDFKWNQVKMSLLLLPLAIPPYIGGYVYGGIFNYSGTLERIFRSLGWAPIHIDMLSMSGAIFVFSIFLMPYVILVTRGFFYRLPASYFESARLLGHSRFQTFFRVILPMSRGVIAGGTVLVLLEVLNDYGLVRYFGVPVFSTAIYSAWFGLGDVQSAIRLAMILMGIVFVVLFTEQKLTQSIPTVPAKADARIRRRNKPSKWLWWSFHSVYFLYLGAGVLIPVAQLLAWSKMASKQVIMRGLPSLIGNTLKLGLIVTVGVILCGLIIGNYQRLKNNFWGRFYSKLVVLGYSIPAPIIAVAVLLFFVQVDQSLQGTYQWLGLKNAFLTGSLFLLIFALTLRYMAIGYNSLSAGFNRIGRRYYDAARTLGASGWRSFWHVDFPMLKPAIFSAILLTFVDVLKELPLTLILRPFNFDTLATRVFTYAGDEMIHEASVYALLIIGVSGLALITMQAIQKRRKSYD, translated from the coding sequence TTGCTCGCTGGATTGTTTCAACCAGTTTCTGAAAATTGGGAGCATATTCGTACAATTGTCTTGGAGAGATATGTAAAAAACACCCTTGTTTTGCTTGGCGCTGTCGGCCTTGTCACGGCAAGTGTTGGAACGTTTCTCTCTTGGAGTTTAACGCAATATGATTTCAAATGGAATCAAGTGAAAATGAGTCTTTTGCTTTTGCCTCTTGCCATTCCGCCTTATATAGGAGGCTATGTTTATGGAGGGATCTTTAATTACTCCGGCACGTTAGAAAGAATCTTTCGGAGTTTGGGTTGGGCTCCTATTCATATTGATATGCTTTCCATGAGTGGAGCCATTTTTGTCTTTTCGATTTTTTTGATGCCATACGTGATCTTAGTTACTCGTGGCTTCTTTTATCGATTGCCGGCCAGTTATTTCGAATCAGCACGTCTTTTGGGGCACTCTCGATTTCAGACTTTCTTCCGGGTGATTTTGCCTATGAGCCGTGGGGTGATTGCTGGAGGAACTGTATTGGTTCTTTTAGAAGTGTTGAATGACTATGGCTTGGTTCGATACTTTGGCGTTCCTGTATTCAGTACAGCCATCTATTCTGCATGGTTTGGCTTGGGTGATGTTCAAAGTGCGATTCGCTTGGCCATGATCCTAATGGGGATTGTATTTGTAGTCTTATTTACCGAACAAAAGTTGACTCAGTCCATACCTACTGTGCCAGCAAAGGCAGATGCCCGTATCAGACGGCGCAATAAACCTTCTAAGTGGCTATGGTGGAGTTTTCATTCCGTTTACTTTTTGTATCTTGGGGCAGGCGTCTTGATACCGGTCGCGCAATTGCTTGCATGGAGCAAGATGGCATCCAAACAAGTGATTATGCGTGGTCTGCCAAGTCTTATAGGAAATACTCTGAAATTGGGATTGATCGTCACAGTTGGCGTCATTCTTTGCGGTTTGATCATTGGAAATTATCAACGTTTGAAGAATAATTTTTGGGGGCGGTTTTACTCAAAATTAGTTGTACTTGGCTATTCGATTCCTGCACCGATTATCGCTGTTGCCGTACTCTTGTTTTTTGTACAAGTGGACCAAAGTCTGCAGGGAACCTATCAATGGCTAGGTTTGAAAAATGCATTTTTGACGGGAAGTTTATTCTTGCTGATTTTTGCTTTGACACTCCGCTATATGGCAATTGGATATAACAGCCTGTCAGCAGGTTTTAATCGAATTGGAAGGCGCTATTATGATGCGGCAAGAACACTGGGTGCCAGTGGGTGGAGATCTTTTTGGCATGTTGATTTCCCTATGCTAAAACCTGCAATTTTCAGCGCGATCCTGCTCACTTTTGTTGATGTGTTGAAGGAGTTGCCATTAACATTGATCCTGCGGCCCTTTAACTTTGATACCTTGGCGACGCGTGTTTTCACCTATGCGGGTGATGAAATGATTCATGAAGCATCTGTGTATGCATTGCTAATTATTGGCGTTAGTGGATTGGCATTGATCACTATGCAGGCAATTCAAAAAAGGAGAAAAAGTTATGATTGA
- a CDS encoding ABC transporter ATP-binding protein codes for MIKTQGLSLGYHHNKIVQDVDLHIEKGKITTIVGPNGCGKSTVLKGISRLLNPIDGDVYLEDERIGDLTSKRIAKKIAILPQIRRAPEDIRVRDLVALGRYPHLNWRGKLNEKDQETIEWALDKTAMTDYADRRIDQLSGGEAQRAWIAMALAQKTELMILDEPTTFLDLSHQLEVLELLSELNQNEGLSILMVLHDLNQAIRFSDQIYVMKEGRVICGGKPDQVLNESILQETFSVNADFYSDRRHQCQHMIAYKSHQQ; via the coding sequence ATGATTAAAACTCAAGGATTAAGTCTTGGCTATCATCATAATAAGATCGTTCAAGATGTGGATTTGCATATCGAAAAAGGAAAGATTACAACAATTGTTGGTCCCAATGGATGTGGAAAGAGTACAGTCTTGAAGGGGATCTCTAGATTGTTGAACCCCATTGATGGAGATGTATATTTAGAAGACGAACGGATTGGCGATCTGACAAGTAAGAGGATCGCAAAAAAGATTGCCATTCTTCCGCAGATTCGAAGGGCACCGGAAGATATTCGAGTGAGAGATTTGGTTGCACTTGGACGATATCCGCATTTGAATTGGCGAGGAAAGCTCAATGAGAAGGATCAAGAAACAATTGAATGGGCTTTGGATAAAACAGCCATGACAGACTATGCAGATCGAAGAATTGATCAACTTTCAGGCGGGGAAGCCCAGCGGGCTTGGATCGCCATGGCTTTGGCACAGAAAACAGAGCTTATGATCTTGGATGAACCCACGACTTTCTTGGATCTGTCTCATCAATTAGAGGTATTGGAATTGTTGAGTGAATTGAATCAAAATGAAGGATTGAGTATTTTGATGGTTTTGCATGATTTGAATCAAGCCATTCGATTTTCTGACCAAATCTATGTGATGAAGGAAGGAAGAGTCATTTGTGGAGGCAAGCCGGATCAGGTTTTAAATGAGTCGATTCTTCAAGAGACATTTTCGGTTAATGCGGATTTTTATTCGGATCGACGCCATCAATGTCAGCATATGATAGCTTACAAATCACATCAACAGTAA